In Candidatus Kaistella beijingensis, a genomic segment contains:
- a CDS encoding aldose 1-epimerase family protein — protein MKTTIQNKFLKVKINHKGAELGSIDKDGQNHIWEINPNFWDKTSPILFPIVGGLKNNSFEFDGKKYELPRHGFAREKEFELVSKTENSAKFSLKYNEETLQIYPFKFTLNIEYKLSLNQLIIKYTVINTSSEKIYFSVGAHPAFSIDGDIENYSLAFDNSTDLTSYKLRDNLFSGETKKIPLNGKILPLNYSLFAEDAIVLKNSATSSLTLLKNDIPQLKVSFPDFPYLGIWTKKDAPFICIEPWLGIADHHDASGKIKEKEGIQILDGDSEMSVEWSVEIF, from the coding sequence ATGAAGACGACCATTCAAAACAAATTTCTAAAAGTCAAAATCAATCATAAAGGCGCTGAATTAGGCTCCATTGATAAAGACGGGCAAAATCATATTTGGGAAATCAACCCAAATTTTTGGGATAAAACCTCACCAATTTTGTTTCCCATCGTGGGAGGATTAAAGAATAATTCTTTTGAATTTGATGGTAAAAAGTATGAGCTTCCGAGACATGGTTTTGCAAGAGAAAAAGAATTTGAATTAGTTTCCAAAACTGAAAATTCTGCCAAATTTTCTCTGAAATATAATGAGGAAACACTCCAAATTTATCCATTCAAATTTACTTTAAATATTGAATATAAGTTATCATTAAATCAATTGATTATAAAATATACCGTAATCAATACTTCAAGTGAAAAAATATATTTTTCAGTTGGTGCACATCCTGCATTTTCGATTGATGGAGATATCGAAAATTACAGTTTAGCATTTGACAATTCTACTGATTTGACTTCTTATAAATTACGCGATAACCTGTTTTCAGGGGAGACAAAAAAAATCCCTTTGAATGGTAAAATACTACCACTAAATTATTCTCTTTTTGCTGAAGATGCGATCGTTCTAAAAAACTCAGCAACCTCTTCACTGACTTTATTAAAAAATGACATTCCGCAATTAAAGGTGAGTTTCCCCGACTTCCCCTATTTAGGAATTTGGACGAAGAAAGACGCTCCGTTCATCTGCATCGAACCTTGGTTGGGAATTGCTGATCACCATGATGCTTCCGGTAAAATTAAAGAAAAAGAGGGAATTCAAATCCTTGACGGGGATTCTGAAATGTCGGTGGAATGGAGTGTTGAAATATTTTAA
- a CDS encoding DUF4286 family protein produces MSFLSLTFHNTESINKEWENYLGNDLHQMIENLMDVEKYILSEVQSDMINEGKNTNLLLVFDNEEKRDDFIEIELKNITERIESKFGENVMVFTTFLNPKKSRF; encoded by the coding sequence ATGAGCTTTTTGAGCCTTACATTTCACAACACCGAAAGCATCAACAAAGAATGGGAAAATTATCTGGGAAATGACCTTCATCAAATGATTGAAAACCTGATGGATGTTGAGAAATATATTCTTTCGGAAGTACAAAGTGACATGATTAATGAAGGCAAAAACACCAACCTGCTTTTGGTTTTCGACAATGAGGAGAAGCGTGATGATTTTATTGAAATCGAACTCAAAAATATCACGGAAAGAATTGAATCGAAATTTGGGGAGAATGTGATGGTTTTTACGACGTTTTTGAATCCGAAGAAAAGTAGGTTTTAA
- the gyrA gene encoding DNA gyrase subunit A translates to MHKEGERLIPINIVDEMKSSYIDYSMSVIVSRALPDVRDGLKPVHRRVLYGMYGLGVFSNRKYLKSARIVGDVLGKYHPHGDTSVYDAMVRMAQPWSLRYPQVDGQGNFGSMDGDPPAAMRYTEARLKKISDEILADLDKDTVDFQNNFDDSLTEPTVLPTKIPNLLVNGTSGIAVGMATNMAPHNLSESIDAIVAYIDNKDVTIDELMKHIIAPDFPTGGIIYGYDGVRDAFHTGRGRIVLRAKVNFEEVGNRNAIIVTEVPYQVNKAEMIARTAELVKEEKIPGIFEIRDESDRQGMRIVYELKNDAIPNVVLNMLYKYTALQTSFSVNNIALVKGRPEQLNLKDIIHHFVDHRHEVIVRRTEYELKKAKERAHILEGFMKVIGTQDDLDKAIAIIRHSANPQEAKDGLMKEFDLSEIQAQAILDLRLARLTGMELDKIRAEYEEIMNLIKDLEDILTNEPRRYEIIKTELLEMKEKYGDERRTEIDYSGGEMSIEDLIPDEKVVLTISHAGYIKRTSLSEYKVQSRGGVGNRAATTRDEDFLEYIVAATNHQYMLFFTEKGKCFWLRVFEIPEGSKTAKGRAVQNLINIEPDDKIKAYIRTNDLKDSEYVNQMNVVMITKNGTIKKTSLEAYSRPRTNGVNAIEIRDNDQLLGARLTNGNSEIMIATKNGKCIRFPEEKARAVGRGSIGVRGITLEKDDEVIGMIVVNDVENETVLVVSEKGYGKRTAVEDYRITNRGGKGVITLNITEKTGNLIAIQTVTDDDGLMIINKSGVAIRMGMDEMRVMGRNTQGVRVINLKNNDEIAAIAKVEMDKDVEEETEGESTETLPGAVDSVMPEFKDVPQTGDNAISNMGDEDYLKKIEEEEVKANEKLEKEKEKEESDDDSEE, encoded by the coding sequence ATGCATAAAGAAGGAGAAAGGTTAATTCCTATCAACATTGTTGATGAAATGAAATCCTCTTATATCGATTATTCGATGTCGGTAATTGTATCAAGAGCGTTACCCGATGTAAGAGATGGCTTGAAGCCGGTTCACAGAAGAGTTTTGTACGGGATGTACGGACTCGGCGTTTTTTCAAACAGAAAATATTTAAAATCCGCGAGAATTGTCGGCGACGTTCTCGGTAAATACCATCCACACGGCGATACGTCGGTTTACGATGCGATGGTGAGAATGGCGCAACCGTGGAGTTTGCGTTATCCGCAAGTTGACGGACAAGGTAACTTCGGTTCTATGGACGGTGACCCACCTGCAGCAATGCGTTACACGGAAGCGAGGCTGAAAAAGATTTCTGATGAAATTTTGGCGGATCTAGACAAAGACACTGTAGATTTTCAGAACAACTTTGATGATTCATTGACGGAGCCAACCGTTTTACCTACAAAAATCCCGAATCTTTTGGTGAACGGAACTTCCGGTATTGCGGTGGGAATGGCGACGAATATGGCACCTCACAACCTTTCTGAAAGTATCGATGCGATTGTTGCCTATATCGATAATAAGGACGTGACGATTGATGAGTTGATGAAACACATCATCGCCCCGGATTTTCCGACAGGTGGAATTATTTACGGTTATGACGGAGTTCGTGACGCTTTCCACACGGGAAGAGGAAGAATCGTTCTTCGTGCAAAAGTAAATTTTGAGGAAGTTGGAAACAGAAACGCCATCATCGTAACTGAAGTTCCTTACCAAGTGAACAAAGCCGAAATGATTGCAAGAACCGCAGAATTGGTAAAAGAGGAGAAAATTCCGGGCATCTTTGAAATCCGTGATGAATCCGACAGACAGGGAATGCGTATCGTTTACGAATTGAAAAACGACGCCATTCCGAATGTGGTTCTGAATATGCTTTATAAATATACGGCGCTTCAAACTTCTTTCAGCGTTAATAATATTGCGTTGGTAAAAGGCCGTCCTGAACAATTGAATTTAAAGGACATCATTCATCATTTCGTTGACCACCGACACGAAGTTATCGTAAGAAGAACCGAGTACGAACTGAAAAAAGCCAAAGAAAGAGCACATATTCTTGAAGGCTTCATGAAAGTAATCGGAACTCAAGATGACTTGGATAAAGCGATTGCAATCATTCGTCACAGTGCAAATCCGCAGGAAGCGAAGGATGGTTTGATGAAGGAATTTGACCTTTCAGAAATTCAGGCTCAAGCGATTTTGGATTTAAGACTCGCTCGTTTGACGGGAATGGAGTTGGATAAAATCCGTGCAGAGTACGAAGAGATCATGAACTTAATCAAAGATTTGGAAGATATCTTGACCAACGAACCAAGACGTTACGAAATCATCAAAACCGAACTTTTAGAAATGAAAGAAAAATACGGCGATGAAAGAAGAACGGAAATCGATTATTCAGGAGGAGAAATGTCGATCGAAGATTTAATTCCTGACGAAAAAGTGGTTCTTACCATTTCTCATGCAGGTTATATTAAAAGAACTTCGCTTTCCGAATACAAAGTTCAAAGTAGAGGTGGAGTTGGAAACCGTGCCGCAACCACAAGAGACGAGGATTTCCTTGAATACATCGTGGCTGCAACCAATCACCAATATATGTTGTTCTTTACCGAAAAAGGAAAATGTTTTTGGTTAAGGGTTTTCGAAATTCCAGAAGGTTCTAAAACGGCGAAAGGAAGAGCTGTTCAAAACTTGATTAATATTGAACCGGACGATAAAATTAAAGCCTACATCAGAACCAACGATTTGAAAGATTCCGAATATGTGAATCAAATGAACGTGGTGATGATTACCAAAAACGGAACGATTAAGAAAACTTCGCTGGAAGCTTATTCAAGACCGAGAACAAACGGGGTGAACGCCATTGAAATCCGTGACAACGACCAACTTTTAGGAGCAAGATTAACCAATGGAAATTCCGAGATTATGATTGCAACCAAAAACGGAAAATGTATCCGTTTCCCCGAAGAAAAAGCGAGAGCGGTTGGAAGAGGCTCTATCGGAGTTCGTGGAATTACCCTTGAAAAAGACGATGAAGTAATTGGAATGATTGTTGTGAACGATGTGGAGAATGAAACTGTTTTGGTGGTTTCAGAAAAAGGTTATGGAAAGAGAACGGCAGTTGAAGATTACCGTATCACAAACCGTGGTGGAAAAGGGGTAATCACTTTAAACATCACTGAAAAAACAGGAAATCTAATCGCTATTCAAACCGTAACTGATGATGACGGTTTAATGATTATCAATAAATCGGGTGTTGCAATCAGAATGGGAATGGATGAAATGCGAGTAATGGGTAGAAATACTCAGGGAGTTCGCGTGATCAACCTTAAAAATAATGACGAAATCGCCGCGATTGCAAAAGTGGAAATGGATAAAGATGTTGAGGAAGAAACAGAGGGAGAATCTACAGAAACACTTCCGGGAGCAGTAGATTCCGTAATGCCTGAATTTAAAGATGTTCCTCAAACCGGAGATAACGCCATCAGTAATATGGGTGATGAAGACTATCTGAAAAAAATCGAGGAAGAAGAGGTGAAAGCCAATGAAAAACTTGAAAAAGAAAAGGAAAAAGAAGAATCCGACGACGATTCTGAAGAATAA